CCCACGCGTCTTCCTCATGGGCGAGGACGTGGCCCGCTACGGAGGCTCCTTCGCCGTCAGCCTCGGGCTGGCCGAGGAGTTCGGCGAGGAACGCGTCCGCGACACACCGCTCTCGGAGTCGGCCTTCACCGGGGCCGGCATCGGCGCCGCCCTGCGCGGGATGCGGCCGATCGTCGAGATCATGACGGTCAACTTCAGCCTGCTGGCCCTCGACCAGATCCTCAACAACGCAGCCACCCTCCTGCACATGTCCGGCGGGCAGCTGGCCGTGCCCCTGGTGATCCGCATGACCACCGGCGGCGGACGACAGCTCGCCGCCCAGCACTCGCACTCGCTCGAGGGCTGGTACGCCCACATCCCCGGGCTGCGGGTGCTCGCCCCCGCCACCCTCGAGGACGCGCGCGGGATGCTCTGGCCCGCCCTGGAGGACCCCGACCCGGTGCTCATCTTCGAGCACGGCTCGCTCTACCCGCTCAAGGGCACCCTGCCCGACCCGCCGCCGGAGGTCGACATCGCGCACGCGGCCATCCGCCGGGCCGGCGGCGACGTCACGCTCGTCGCCTACGGCGGAGGTCTGGGAAAGACGGTGGCGGCCGCGGACCTGCTTGCGGCGGAAGGCATCGAGGCCGAGGTGGTCGACCTGCGCGTGCTGCGGCCGCTCGACGAGGCCACCCTCCTCGACTCGCTCGCGAAGACCCACCGGGCCGTGGTCGTCGACGAGGCCTGGCGCTCCGGGAGCCTCGCCGCGGAGGTGTCGGCACGCCTGTCGGAGAAGGGCTTCTACGACCTCGACGCCCCTGTCGAGCGGGTCTGCGGTGCTGAGGTGCCACTGCCGTATGCCGCGCACCTCGAGCAGGCGGCCCTTCCGCAGCCGGAGGGGATTGCCGCGGCCGCCCGGCGCACGGTGCACGGCGATGGGTGACTTCGTGATGCCCTCGCTGGGCGCCGACATGGTCGAGGGCACCTTCATCGAGTGGCTCGTCCGCCTGGGCGACCGGGTCAGGCGCGGTGACGTCATCGCCGTGGTCGAGACGCCGAAGTCCGCCGTCGAGGTCGAGTGCTTCGAGGACGGCACCGTCGCCGAGCTGCTCGCCCGCGAGGGCGACGTCGTGCCGGTCGGCGGGGTGCTCGCCCGACTGGAGACCGCCGCCGTGCCCTCCGGCCCAGTGCGTGCTGCAACCGTGCCTGCCGCCCCCGAGCCTGCCGCCGTCATGCCTGCCACCCCCGCGCCCGTCGTGCGCCCCGAGCCGGCCCCGCCAGCGCCGTCGCCGCACCTGCCTCCCCTCTCGCCGGTGCTGCGCCACCGGGCCCACGAGCTCGGCATCGACCTCGCCACCGTCACGGGCACCGGTCGGCACGGCGCCGTGACGCGCAAGGACCTCGAGCGCGCCGCCGCCACGACGCCCAGCACACCCCAGCCCTCCGAAACCCCTGTGCGCCAACGTGTCTCACCCTACGCACGTCGGCTGGCACGCGAGGCGGGAACCGTGCTCGACGGCATACGGGGAACCGGTGCGGCGGGTGCCGTCACCGCGGCGGACGTGCGCCACGCGGCGGCTCCTGCGCGCCCGCAGCCAGAGGCGCCGGCGGCGAGGGCGGCTGCGGCGCCGGCCCGCCGCGCTGACGCCGACAGCATGCGCCAGAGCATCGCGGCCCTCATGACGGTGTCGAACCGGGAGATCCCCCACTACTACCTGAGCACCACGATCGACCTGACCGCGTCGCTGAAGTGGATGCGCGCGCGCAACCGCGAGCTGCCCGTCGAGCAGCGCCTCGTGCCTGCGGCCCTCATGCTCGTGGCGGCCGCCCGGTCCGCGCGGGCGGTCCCCGACCTGAACGGGCACTGGGTCGACGGTGGGTTCCGCCCGAGCGGGTCCGTCGACCTCGGCCTCATCCTCTCGCTGCGCCGGGGCGGGCTGCTGGTGCCCGCCATCGCCCGGGCCGACAGCCTGGGCGTGACGGAGATGATGGCTGCGGTGCGGGAGCTGACCAGCCGCGCCCGGGCCGGACGGCTGCGCGGCTCGGACCTGGTCCAGCCCAGCATCACCGTCTCGAACCTCGGCGACCAGGGCGTCGAGAGCGTGCTGGGTGTCATCTACCCGCCGCAGGTCGCCCTCGTCGGGCTCGGGGCCGTCTCCGAGCGACCGTGGGCGGTCGAGGGCCTGCTC
This Knoellia sp. p5-6-4 DNA region includes the following protein-coding sequences:
- a CDS encoding alpha-ketoacid dehydrogenase subunit beta; its protein translation is MTTTWARPADSPSPDAAVTTYREALREAHREALRRDPRVFLMGEDVARYGGSFAVSLGLAEEFGEERVRDTPLSESAFTGAGIGAALRGMRPIVEIMTVNFSLLALDQILNNAATLLHMSGGQLAVPLVIRMTTGGGRQLAAQHSHSLEGWYAHIPGLRVLAPATLEDARGMLWPALEDPDPVLIFEHGSLYPLKGTLPDPPPEVDIAHAAIRRAGGDVTLVAYGGGLGKTVAAADLLAAEGIEAEVVDLRVLRPLDEATLLDSLAKTHRAVVVDEAWRSGSLAAEVSARLSEKGFYDLDAPVERVCGAEVPLPYAAHLEQAALPQPEGIAAAARRTVHGDG
- a CDS encoding dihydrolipoamide acetyltransferase family protein, encoding MGDFVMPSLGADMVEGTFIEWLVRLGDRVRRGDVIAVVETPKSAVEVECFEDGTVAELLAREGDVVPVGGVLARLETAAVPSGPVRAATVPAAPEPAAVMPATPAPVVRPEPAPPAPSPHLPPLSPVLRHRAHELGIDLATVTGTGRHGAVTRKDLERAAATTPSTPQPSETPVRQRVSPYARRLAREAGTVLDGIRGTGAAGAVTAADVRHAAAPARPQPEAPAARAAAAPARRADADSMRQSIAALMTVSNREIPHYYLSTTIDLTASLKWMRARNRELPVEQRLVPAALMLVAAARSARAVPDLNGHWVDGGFRPSGSVDLGLILSLRRGGLLVPAIARADSLGVTEMMAAVRELTSRARAGRLRGSDLVQPSITVSNLGDQGVESVLGVIYPPQVALVGLGAVSERPWAVEGLLGVRPLVTATLAGDHRASDGAVGARYLKHLDRLLQKPEEL